A stretch of Eubalaena glacialis isolate mEubGla1 chromosome 10, mEubGla1.1.hap2.+ XY, whole genome shotgun sequence DNA encodes these proteins:
- the C10H11orf86 gene encoding uncharacterized protein C11orf86 homolog, translating into MGTALRSQSLRGPPPSYSKLQEPWGRPLAGRLRRALSLRQGREKSRSSDGGPERLDAPGQEQLPGSLGDTEQLIQAQQEGSQRWLRQYQQKIRRRWESFVTSFPSVTLSQSASPQPSLGTTS; encoded by the exons atgggGACGGCGCTACGCAGCCAGTCCTTGCGAGGACCACCGCCCTCCTATAGCAAGCTCCAGGAGCCGTGGGGGAGGCCCCTGGCAGGCCGACTGCGCCGGGCGCTGAGCCTCAGACAGGGGCGTGAGAAGTCCAGGTCCTCAGACGGAGGCCCAGAAAGGCTGGACGCCCCCGGGCAGGAGCAACTGCCAGGGAGCCTGGGGGACACAGAGCAGCTGATCCAAGctcagcaagaaggcagccagcGGTGGCTGAGGCAGTATCAACAG AAGATAAGGAGAAGGTGGGAGAGCTTTGTCACCAGCTTCCCCAGCGTGACCCTGAGCCAGTCGGCCTCCCCACAGCCCTCACTGGGCACCACCAGCTAA